A single region of the Stenotrophomonas sp. Marseille-Q4652 genome encodes:
- a CDS encoding DUF4105 domain-containing protein: MALLSFAALAQDGQAPAGVEAPRIGVVTMQPGEVFFERFGHDAIVVLDPRSGQAISYNFGYFDPGEDDFIGRFVRGEMMYYLVALPLEQDLAQYRDSGRGASIQWLDLRPQQAIALADALAERSRPENARYRYDYYTANCATMVRDAIDQALGGALHSQLSGRSRGNTYRGESVRLASPAPWMWLGFDLGLGPYADQPLSRWQEAFVPMRLADSLRQARNSDGRPLVQAEYELLPHHLAPEPAESVRRWWPWLLCGVVVALGLAWLQRRHRRVVGAFALPFWLLCAAAGLVLAWLWGMTAHQAAWGNRNLLLLNPLCLGLLPAAWAWLRGRAPARWAAWLAWMVVACSVIALLVQWLSPQPQFNLQWIVLLLPIHVALAWAAHVQHRLPLPAR; this comes from the coding sequence CTGGCCCTGCTGTCCTTCGCCGCGCTGGCGCAGGACGGGCAGGCCCCGGCCGGCGTGGAGGCGCCGCGGATCGGCGTGGTGACGATGCAGCCGGGCGAGGTGTTCTTCGAACGCTTCGGCCATGACGCCATCGTGGTCCTGGACCCGCGCAGCGGCCAGGCCATCTCCTACAACTTCGGTTACTTCGACCCGGGCGAGGACGACTTCATCGGCCGCTTCGTGCGCGGGGAGATGATGTATTACCTGGTCGCCCTGCCGCTGGAGCAGGACCTGGCCCAGTACCGCGACAGCGGCCGTGGCGCCAGCATCCAGTGGCTGGACCTGCGCCCCCAGCAGGCCATCGCGCTGGCAGATGCACTGGCCGAACGTTCGCGCCCGGAAAACGCCCGCTACCGCTACGACTACTACACCGCCAACTGCGCCACGATGGTCCGCGATGCCATCGACCAGGCCCTCGGTGGCGCGCTGCATTCGCAGCTGTCCGGGCGCTCGCGCGGCAATACCTACCGCGGCGAATCGGTCCGCCTGGCCTCGCCGGCACCATGGATGTGGCTGGGCTTCGACCTCGGCCTGGGGCCGTATGCCGACCAGCCGCTGTCGCGCTGGCAGGAGGCCTTCGTACCGATGCGCCTGGCCGACAGCCTGAGGCAGGCCCGCAACAGCGATGGACGTCCGCTGGTACAGGCCGAATACGAACTGCTACCGCACCACCTCGCTCCCGAGCCGGCCGAAAGCGTTCGCCGCTGGTGGCCTTGGCTGCTGTGCGGCGTGGTGGTCGCGTTGGGCCTGGCGTGGTTGCAGCGTCGCCATCGCCGTGTCGTTGGCGCCTTCGCCCTGCCGTTCTGGCTGTTGTGCGCGGCAGCCGGCCTGGTGCTGGCCTGGCTGTGGGGCATGACCGCGCACCAGGCCGCGTGGGGCAACCGCAACCTGCTGCTGCTCAACCCGCTGTGCCTTGGCTTGCTGCCCGCGGCATGGGCATGGCTGCGTGGCCGCGCGCCGGCACGCTGGGCGGCATGGCTGGCGTGGATGGTGGTGGCGTGCTCGGTCATTGCGCTGCTGGTCCAGTGGCTCTCACCGCAACCGCAGTTCAACCTGCAGTGGATCGTGCTGCTGCTGCCAATCCATGTGGCACTGGCCTGGGCCGCACACGTACAGCACCGCTTGCCGCTCCCGGCACGCTGA
- a CDS encoding NAD-dependent succinate-semialdehyde dehydrogenase, whose translation MAESFQESTMKHQESINPATGKVEHRVPLLDAAAVEARLRAAAGAFPAWSSRRLEERGAVLRKVAGELRSRREDLAQLMTAEMGKLRREALAEIDKCATVCDHYAAHAAGYLQSEDIATEAQRSYVRYEPLGCVLAVMPWNFPYWQVFRFLAPALMAGNVALLKHASNVPRCADAIGELLQAAGAPEGVLGVLHIDNEQAAQVLRDDRVVAVTLTGSERAGRSIAANAGEQIKKCVMELGGSDAFIVLEDADLDSTVDAAVRSRFDNSGQTCIAAKRFIVVDAIADAFVERFVAAASKRVYGDPTREETTLAPLARADLRDELHKQVQASIERGAKPLLGCEPVAGSHAGYAASILDNVGPGMPAYDEELFGPVAAIIRVRDEAEAVRVANDTRYGLGGSVWTADAQRGEAVACQLQCGAAFVNAVVKSDVRLPFGGVKRSGYGRELGVHGIREFTNIKTVYVA comes from the coding sequence ATGGCGGAATCGTTCCAGGAGTCGACCATGAAACACCAGGAAAGCATCAATCCCGCCACCGGCAAGGTGGAGCATCGCGTACCGCTGCTGGATGCGGCGGCGGTGGAAGCCCGGCTGCGGGCCGCCGCCGGGGCCTTCCCGGCCTGGTCCTCGCGTCGGCTGGAGGAACGCGGCGCCGTGCTGCGCAAGGTGGCTGGCGAGCTGCGTTCGCGCCGCGAGGACCTGGCGCAGCTGATGACCGCCGAGATGGGCAAGCTGCGCCGCGAGGCGCTGGCCGAGATCGACAAATGCGCCACCGTCTGCGACCACTACGCCGCGCACGCTGCCGGCTACCTGCAGTCCGAGGACATCGCCACCGAGGCGCAGCGCAGCTACGTGCGCTACGAGCCGCTGGGCTGCGTGCTGGCGGTGATGCCGTGGAATTTCCCGTACTGGCAGGTGTTCCGCTTCCTTGCCCCGGCGCTGATGGCCGGCAATGTCGCCCTGCTCAAGCACGCCAGCAACGTGCCGCGCTGTGCCGATGCCATCGGCGAGCTGCTGCAGGCCGCCGGTGCGCCCGAGGGCGTGCTTGGCGTGCTGCACATCGACAACGAGCAGGCGGCGCAGGTCCTGCGCGATGACCGGGTAGTGGCCGTCACCCTGACCGGCTCGGAGCGGGCAGGGCGCTCGATCGCGGCCAATGCCGGCGAGCAGATCAAGAAGTGCGTGATGGAACTGGGCGGCAGCGACGCCTTCATCGTGCTCGAGGACGCGGACCTGGACAGTACGGTGGACGCGGCCGTGCGCTCGCGTTTCGACAACAGCGGCCAGACCTGCATCGCGGCCAAGCGTTTCATCGTGGTGGATGCGATCGCCGATGCCTTCGTCGAGCGCTTCGTCGCCGCCGCCAGCAAGCGCGTGTACGGCGATCCCACCCGGGAAGAAACCACGCTGGCGCCGCTGGCCCGCGCCGACCTGCGCGATGAGCTGCACAAGCAGGTGCAGGCCAGCATCGAACGCGGTGCCAAGCCCCTGCTGGGCTGCGAACCGGTAGCCGGCTCGCATGCCGGATATGCGGCTTCGATCCTGGACAACGTCGGCCCCGGCATGCCGGCCTATGACGAGGAACTGTTCGGCCCGGTGGCGGCAATCATCCGGGTCAGGGACGAAGCCGAGGCAGTGCGCGTGGCCAACGACACCCGCTACGGCCTGGGCGGCAGCGTGTGGACGGCCGATGCCCAGCGGGGCGAGGCGGTCGCCTGCCAGCTGCAGTGCGGCGCCGCCTTCGTCAATGCCGTGGTCAAGAGCGACGTGCGGCTGCCGTTCGGTGGCGTGAAGCGCTCCGGCTATGGCCGCGAACTGGGGGTGCACGGCATCCGTGAGTTCACCAACATCAAGACGGTCTACGTCGCCTGA
- the miaB gene encoding tRNA (N6-isopentenyl adenosine(37)-C2)-methylthiotransferase MiaB, translated as MTTPALVPLPGQRSPVAGGARGKLYIKTHGCQMNEYDSAKMADVLAASEGLELTDNPEEADVVLVNTCSIREKAQEKVFSQLGRWKELKKDGRDVIIGVGGCVASQEGEAIIKRAPYVDLVFGPQTLHRLPELIAARRAEKKPQVDISFPEIEKFDRLPEPRAEGPSAFVSIMEGCSKYCSFCVVPYTRGTEVSRPFEDVLVECAQLAAQGVREINLLGQNVNAYRGPYGDGELADLGLLIRAIAEIDGIGRIRFTTSHPLEFSDSLVDAYRDVPKLANFLHLPVQAGSDRILSAMKRGYTALEFKSRIRKLRAVRPDISISSDFIVGFPGETEADFEKTMKLIEDVGFDQSFSFIYSRRPGTPAADLPDDVSDADKHARLSRLQAAINAKAAEISASMVGSVQTVLVEGPSRKDPNELTGKTENMRSVNFPGHPRLIGQFVDVVITEALTNSLRGRVAVA; from the coding sequence ATGACCACACCTGCTCTCGTGCCCCTGCCCGGCCAGCGCTCGCCCGTTGCCGGCGGTGCGCGCGGCAAGCTCTACATCAAGACCCACGGGTGCCAGATGAATGAGTACGACTCGGCCAAGATGGCCGACGTGCTCGCCGCCTCCGAAGGGCTGGAACTGACCGACAACCCCGAAGAAGCCGACGTCGTCCTGGTCAACACCTGCTCGATCCGCGAAAAGGCGCAGGAAAAGGTGTTCAGCCAGCTCGGCCGCTGGAAGGAGCTGAAGAAGGACGGCCGTGACGTGATCATCGGCGTCGGTGGCTGCGTGGCCTCGCAGGAAGGCGAGGCGATCATCAAGCGCGCACCGTATGTGGACCTGGTGTTCGGACCGCAGACCCTGCACCGCCTGCCCGAGCTGATCGCCGCCCGACGCGCCGAGAAGAAACCGCAGGTGGACATTTCCTTCCCGGAAATCGAGAAGTTCGACAGGCTGCCCGAGCCGCGCGCCGAAGGCCCGTCGGCCTTTGTCTCGATCATGGAAGGCTGCTCCAAGTACTGCAGCTTCTGCGTGGTGCCCTACACCCGTGGCACCGAGGTCAGCCGCCCGTTCGAGGACGTGCTGGTGGAATGCGCCCAGCTCGCCGCCCAGGGCGTGCGCGAGATCAACCTGCTTGGCCAGAACGTCAATGCCTATCGCGGCCCTTATGGCGATGGCGAGTTGGCCGACCTCGGCCTGCTGATCCGTGCCATTGCTGAAATTGATGGTATTGGCCGCATCCGCTTCACCACCTCCCATCCGCTGGAGTTCTCCGACTCGCTGGTCGATGCCTACCGCGACGTGCCCAAGCTGGCCAACTTCCTGCACCTGCCGGTGCAGGCCGGCAGCGACCGCATCCTGTCGGCGATGAAGCGCGGCTACACCGCGCTGGAATTCAAGTCCAGGATCCGCAAGCTGCGCGCGGTGCGCCCGGACATCTCGATCTCCTCGGACTTCATCGTCGGCTTTCCCGGCGAGACCGAGGCCGACTTCGAGAAGACCATGAAGCTGATCGAGGACGTAGGCTTCGACCAGAGCTTCTCCTTCATCTACTCGCGCCGCCCGGGCACGCCGGCCGCCGACCTGCCCGATGACGTCAGCGATGCCGACAAGCACGCGCGCCTGAGCCGGCTGCAGGCTGCGATCAACGCCAAGGCCGCCGAGATCTCGGCCTCGATGGTCGGCAGCGTGCAGACCGTGCTGGTCGAAGGCCCTTCGCGCAAGGATCCCAACGAGCTGACCGGCAAGACCGAGAACATGCGCTCGGTGAACTTCCCCGGCCATCCGCGCCTGATCGGCCAGTTCGTCGACGTGGTGATCACCGAGGCGCTGACCAACTCGCTGCGCGGCCGGGTCGCCGTCGCCTGA
- a CDS encoding PhoH family protein, whose protein sequence is MTKTSQRDFILEPADNERLANLAGPFDEHLRQIELKMGVEIANRGNVFRVTGPEKAAEEAERLLHALYKEAGEAVFDNHTIHLWLSAANVEKVAERAYEAQEVAVKVKRGTVRGRGANQSKYLHQIATHDINFGIGPAGTGKTFLAVAMAVDALNESRVQRLILVRPAVEAGEKLGFLPGDLTQKVDPYLRPLYDALYEMLGVEKVVKLLEKNVIEIAPLAYMRGRTLNDAFVILDEAQNTTIEQMKMFLTRLGFGSTAVVTGDLTQTDLPKHIRSGLRDAIDVLREVEGVSFTFFESRDVVRHPLVARIVSAYDRRDLHQVQPGANP, encoded by the coding sequence ATGACCAAGACCTCCCAGCGCGATTTCATCCTTGAGCCAGCCGACAACGAGCGCCTGGCCAACCTCGCCGGTCCGTTCGACGAGCACCTGCGCCAGATCGAATTGAAGATGGGCGTGGAAATCGCCAACCGCGGCAACGTGTTCCGCGTCACCGGCCCTGAGAAGGCCGCCGAAGAGGCGGAAAGGTTGCTGCACGCGCTGTACAAGGAAGCCGGGGAGGCGGTGTTCGACAATCACACTATTCACCTGTGGCTGAGCGCGGCCAACGTGGAAAAGGTTGCCGAGCGCGCCTACGAGGCCCAGGAAGTGGCGGTCAAGGTCAAGCGCGGGACCGTGCGCGGCCGCGGCGCCAACCAGTCCAAGTACCTGCACCAGATCGCCACCCACGACATCAACTTCGGCATCGGCCCGGCCGGTACCGGCAAGACCTTCCTTGCGGTGGCGATGGCGGTGGATGCACTCAACGAATCGCGCGTGCAGCGGCTGATCCTGGTGCGCCCGGCGGTCGAGGCCGGCGAGAAGCTCGGCTTCCTGCCCGGCGACCTGACGCAGAAGGTCGACCCCTACCTGCGCCCGTTGTACGACGCCCTGTACGAGATGCTGGGCGTGGAGAAGGTGGTCAAGCTGCTGGAGAAGAACGTCATCGAGATCGCGCCGCTGGCCTACATGCGCGGCCGCACCCTGAACGATGCGTTCGTGATCCTGGACGAGGCCCAGAACACCACCATCGAGCAGATGAAGATGTTCCTGACCCGCCTGGGGTTCGGCTCCACCGCGGTGGTGACCGGCGACCTGACCCAGACCGACCTGCCCAAGCACATCCGCTCGGGCCTGCGCGACGCGATCGACGTGCTGCGCGAGGTCGAGGGCGTCAGCTTCACCTTCTTCGAATCGCGCGACGTCGTGCGCCATCCGCTGGTGGCGCGCATCGTCAGTGCCTATGACCGCCGCGACCTGCACCAGGTCCAGCCGGGAGCCAACCCGTGA
- a CDS encoding magnesium and cobalt transport protein CorA, producing the protein MQQPIPASPLNPPCVINCAWYDDRGGRRHIALDDIDEYLAREDGFVWVGLYEPDDAVLAIVQREFGLHELAIEDTRKAHQRPKAEYYGNSLFVVVHTAQMVEERIRYGETHAFLGPRFLMTVRHGASLPYTSVRARLEREPEMQALGPSFPLYAVLDAVVDNYLPITDRFGETLDLLEKDIFSESYRRQTVMRLYELKRELNKMRLAVSPLQDVLAQIQRNPGLLMHDEVRPYLRDVLDHAVRIDDSIDTLREMLGTALSVNLSLVTLAQGETMKRLGAWAALLAAPTLITSWYGMNFQHMPELGRPWAYPAMILGVGVACFVLYRLFKRARWL; encoded by the coding sequence ATGCAGCAGCCCATCCCCGCATCCCCGCTCAATCCGCCCTGTGTCATCAACTGCGCCTGGTATGACGACCGCGGCGGCCGTCGCCATATCGCGCTGGACGACATCGACGAATACCTCGCGCGCGAGGACGGCTTCGTCTGGGTCGGCCTGTACGAGCCGGACGATGCGGTGCTGGCGATCGTGCAGCGCGAGTTCGGCCTGCACGAACTGGCCATCGAGGACACCCGCAAGGCGCACCAGCGACCCAAGGCCGAGTACTATGGCAACTCGCTGTTCGTGGTGGTCCACACCGCGCAGATGGTCGAGGAGCGCATCCGCTACGGCGAGACCCACGCCTTCCTCGGCCCGCGCTTCCTGATGACGGTGCGCCACGGGGCCTCGCTGCCCTATACCTCCGTGCGGGCACGGCTGGAGCGCGAGCCGGAAATGCAGGCGCTGGGGCCGTCGTTCCCGCTGTACGCGGTACTCGACGCGGTGGTGGACAACTACCTGCCGATCACCGACCGCTTCGGCGAGACCCTGGACCTGCTGGAGAAGGACATCTTCTCCGAGAGCTACCGCCGGCAGACCGTGATGCGGCTGTACGAGCTCAAGCGCGAGCTCAACAAGATGCGGCTGGCGGTGTCCCCGCTGCAGGACGTGCTGGCGCAGATCCAGCGCAACCCGGGGCTGCTGATGCACGACGAGGTGCGCCCCTACCTGCGCGACGTGCTCGACCACGCCGTGCGCATCGATGATTCGATCGACACCCTGCGCGAGATGCTGGGCACCGCGCTCAGCGTGAACCTGTCGCTGGTGACGCTGGCGCAAGGCGAGACGATGAAGCGCCTGGGTGCATGGGCTGCGCTGCTGGCCGCCCCCACCCTGATCACCAGCTGGTACGGCATGAACTTCCAGCACATGCCCGAACTCGGCCGTCCCTGGGCCTACCCGGCGATGATCCTCGGCGTGGGCGTGGCCTGCTTCGTGCTGTATCGGCTGTTCAAGCGCGCCCGCTGGCTGTGA
- a CDS encoding transporter associated domain-containing protein, with translation MSEDDSSTPAEHAEKKRGWLDRLAAAFSSEPHTRDELVAVLHNAQEEGVIAADTLKMMEGAISVAELTVGDVMVSRSQMVSLPVEAPFLELMKQVVETGHSRFPVHGENKDDILGILLAKDLLRGVVADHGPGSIRELLRPAVLIPESKKLNVLLKEFRLSRNHMAIVVDEYGGVAGLVTIEDVLEQIVGEIDDEHDEAEDHTAQIAIQADGQYVVDALTAIGDFNDRFSADFPDDDYDTIGGLVTEAIGHLPETGDELTLDRFVFRVARADARRVQAFHVTVLPPEEQVED, from the coding sequence ATGTCCGAAGACGACAGTAGTACCCCGGCGGAACATGCCGAAAAGAAGCGCGGCTGGCTTGACCGACTGGCCGCCGCGTTCTCCAGCGAACCCCATACCCGCGACGAGCTGGTTGCGGTCCTGCACAACGCGCAGGAAGAGGGGGTCATCGCTGCCGATACCCTGAAGATGATGGAAGGCGCCATTTCGGTGGCCGAGCTAACCGTGGGCGACGTGATGGTCTCGCGTTCGCAGATGGTCTCGCTGCCGGTGGAGGCGCCCTTCCTGGAATTGATGAAGCAGGTGGTCGAGACCGGCCATTCGCGCTTCCCGGTCCATGGCGAGAACAAGGACGACATCCTTGGCATCCTGCTGGCCAAGGACCTGCTGCGTGGCGTGGTCGCCGATCATGGCCCGGGCAGCATCCGCGAGCTGCTGCGCCCCGCCGTGCTCATCCCCGAATCGAAGAAGCTCAATGTCCTGCTCAAGGAGTTCCGGCTCTCGCGCAACCACATGGCAATCGTGGTCGACGAATACGGCGGCGTGGCCGGCCTGGTGACCATTGAGGACGTGCTGGAGCAGATCGTCGGCGAGATCGACGACGAGCACGACGAGGCCGAGGACCACACCGCGCAGATCGCCATCCAGGCCGACGGCCAGTACGTTGTCGACGCGCTGACCGCGATCGGCGATTTCAACGACCGCTTCAGCGCCGACTTCCCCGATGACGACTACGACACCATCGGCGGCCTGGTGACCGAGGCCATCGGGCACCTGCCCGAAACCGGCGACGAGCTGACCCTGGACCGCTTCGTGTTTCGCGTCGCCCGGGCCGACGCGCGCCGCGTGCAGGCCTTCCACGTCACCGTGCTGCCGCCCGAAGAACAGGTGGAAGATTGA
- the ybeY gene encoding rRNA maturation RNase YbeY: MTRGPVRLDVAVSYALPRAGLPSAVSFRKWVAAALKGRIREADVAIRLVDAPEGQSLNRHYRGKDYATNVLSFPAEVPEGLPKGVKFPLLGDLIICAPVVAREAAEQGKALSAHYAHLTVHGVLHLLGWDHMDDKEADAMEQLEREILADLGIADPYAGER; encoded by the coding sequence GTGACCCGCGGCCCGGTGCGACTGGACGTCGCCGTCAGCTATGCCCTGCCCCGCGCCGGCCTGCCGTCGGCGGTGAGCTTCCGCAAGTGGGTCGCCGCCGCGCTCAAGGGCCGGATCCGCGAGGCCGACGTGGCCATCCGCCTGGTCGATGCGCCCGAGGGCCAGTCGCTCAACCGCCACTACCGCGGCAAGGACTACGCCACCAACGTGCTCTCGTTCCCGGCCGAGGTGCCAGAAGGCCTGCCCAAGGGGGTCAAGTTCCCCCTGCTGGGCGACCTGATCATCTGCGCCCCGGTGGTCGCCCGTGAGGCGGCTGAACAGGGCAAGGCGCTCAGCGCCCACTACGCCCATCTCACCGTGCATGGCGTACTGCACCTGCTCGGCTGGGACCACATGGACGACAAGGAAGCCGACGCGATGGAGCAGCTCGAGCGCGAGATCCTGGCCGACCTCGGCATCGCCGATCCGTACGCCGGCGAGCGCTGA